The following are encoded together in the Triticum dicoccoides isolate Atlit2015 ecotype Zavitan chromosome 6B, WEW_v2.0, whole genome shotgun sequence genome:
- the LOC119326367 gene encoding transcription termination factor MTERF8, chloroplastic-like, producing MLHLRQRIASHIISSSATSAVSSSATSGISSLRHLLCAGAAPVSPNPSGFAVEEYLVDTCGLTRSQAIKAASKLSHLKSPAKPNAVLAFLSGLGLSRANVAAVVAKDPLFLCAGVERTLVPVVDGLTGVGLSHSEISGLVSLAHRRFRCRAIVPKLRYYLPLFGSFENLRRLLKDQSHLLSSDLDKVLKPNIVSLQECGLGGCDIAKLCISAPRILATNPERIRAMAACAERLGVRRGSGMFREALQAVSFLGEEKIAAKVDYLKKTFKWSDTEVAIALSKAPMLLKRSKDLLRRRSEFLLSELGLEPVYIAHRPVIIYYSLEGRLMPRYYVVKFLQENRLVDRNLSYYTVVKRAEKDFVEKYICPHKEAAPHLAEDYATACKGEVPTNFRFT from the coding sequence atgctccATCTCCGGCAGCGCATCGCTTCCCATATCATCTCCTCCTCCGCCACCTCTGCCGTCTCCTCCTCCGCCACCTCTGGCATCTCCTCACTCCGCCACCTCCTCTGCGCAGGCGCAGCCCCCGTTTCCCCGAACCCCAGTGGCTTCGCCGTCGAGGAGTACCTGGTCGACACCTGCGGCCTCACCCGATCCCAAGCCATCAAGGCCGCCTCGAAGCTCTCCCACCTCAAATCCCCCGCCAAACCCAACGCCGTCCTCGCCTTCCTCTCCGGCCTCGGCCTCTCCCGCGCCaatgtcgccgccgtcgtcgccaaAGATCCGCTTTTCCTCTGCGCGGGCGTGGAGAGAACCTTGGTCCCCGTCGTCGACGGCCTCACTGGCGTCGGCCTCTCGCATTCCGAGATTAGCGGCCTCGTCTCGCTTGCTCACCGCCGCTTCCGCTGCAGAGCCATCGTCCCTAAGCTGCGCTACTACCTGCCCCTCTTCGGCTCATTCGAGAACTTACGCCGGCTGCTCAAGGATCAATCCCACCTTCTCTCGAGCGACCTTGACAAGGTGCTGAAGCCCAATATTGTGTCCCTGCAGGAGTGCGGGTTAGGTGGTTGTGATATTGCCAAGCTGTGTATCAGTGCGCCGAGGATACTGGCAACTAACCCAGAGCGCATACGGGCAATGGCGGCATGTGCTGAAAGATTAGGCGTGCGCCGTGGCTCCGGTATGTTCAGGGAAGCGCTGCAGGCTGTCTCATTCCTTGGTGAGGAGAAGATTGCCGCCAAAGTGGATTATTTGAAGAAGACGTTCAAGTGGTCCGATACTGAGGTGGCCATTGCTCTGTCTAAGGCTCCAATGTTGCTGAAGAGATCTAAAGACCTGCTTAGGCGCAGGTCTGAGTTCTTGCTATCTGAACTGGGGTTGGAACCGGTGTATATTGCTCATCGGCCCGTCATAATCTATTATAGCCTGGAGGGCCGGCTCATGCCTCGGTATTACGTTGTAAAGTTTCTCCAGGAAAATAGATTGGTGGATCGCAACCTGAGCTACTATACTGTGGTTAAGAGGGCCGAGAAGGATTTCGTGGAGAAGTATATATGCCCTCACAAGGAAGCTGCACCACACCTCGCTGAAGACTATGCAACTGCTTGCAAAGGGGAAGTGCCAACTAATTTCAGATTTACTTGA
- the LOC119326723 gene encoding protein Rf1, mitochondrial-like — MNRRVVPVGRRILEQNIKARYHAGDIGTEDALHLFDELLQDAGRSSIHAINCLLTVVGRDCPALGVSLFNRVARSKVAPSSITYAILVDCCCRAGRQDLGHTAMGHVIKMGFLADAIITFSHLLKAICAENKTSYAMDIVLWIMPEFNCMPNIFSYNILFKGLCNEKRSQEALELIQIMVEDGGCCRPDVVTYSTVIDGLLKEGEVGKAYSLFCEMLRQGVSPDVVTCSSIISGMCKLHAMDKAEEVLQQMLDRRILPDVATYNSLVHGYYSLGQCEEVDRVLKEMSRNGVQPNIVTYNIQMDYLCKSGRCAEARKIFDFMIGLGQKPDVTTYSVLLHGYAMEKSFHEMHCLIDLMVGNGISPDHHVYNILISAYAKEEMVGEVLHIFTKMRQQGLNPNVVNYGAVINLLSSIGRMDDAMSQFSQMITEGLAPDVIVFNSLISGFCSCGKWEKVHELFSEMFDRSICPDTVFFNTVMDHLCKNGRVMEAQDVFDLMVHMGVKPFVRDYNILIHGYCLVGKMDEGRKLLDNMFSIGSKPDDFTYSILIDGYSKKGRIDDALIVIKEMLDGKVKPSIITFNIMIGALLKGGRKEEAKDLFDGIWAKGLVPDVVTYSLMIQKLIEEGSLQESDDLFLSMEKNGCAADSRMLNAIVRILLQKGEVPRAGTYLSKIDERRFTPEASTASLLTALVSGGKGQEYKELLPEKYHSFLEQGTG; from the coding sequence ATGAACCGCCGCGTCGTCCCCGTCGGCAGACGCATCTTGGAGCAGAACATCAAGGCTCGGTACCACGCCGGAGACATTGGCACCGAGGACGCACTCCACCTGTTTGACGAATTGCTCCAGGATGCTGGGCGCTCCTCGATCCATGCCATCAACTGCCTCCTCACCGTTGTCGGCCGTGATTGCCCTGCGCTCGGCGTCTCCCTCTTCAACCGCGTCGCAAGGTCCAAGGTGGCGCCCAGCAGTATCACCTATGCCATTCTGGTCGACTGCTGCTGCCGCGCTGGCCGCCAGGACCTTGGACACACTGCCATGGGACACGTCATCAAGATGGGGTTTCTTGCAGATGCCATTATCACTTTCAGCCACCTGCTAAAGGCCATCTGTGCGGAGAACAAGACCAGCTACGCAATGGACATCGTACTCTGGATAATGCCCGAGTTTAACTGCATGCCAAACATTTTCTCCTACAACATTCTTTTCAAGGGTCTCTGCAACGAGAAGAGAAGCCAAGAGGCTCTTGAGCTGATTCAAATTATGGTTGAGGATGGAGGTTGCTGCCGACCTGATGTGGTGACCTATAGCACTGTAATTGATGGCTTGTTGAAAGAGGGTGAGGTAGGCAAGGCTTACAGCCTATTTTGTGAAATGCTGCGTCAGGGGGTATCGCCGGATGTTGTGACCTGTAGTTCGATTATCTCTGGCATGTGCAAGCTTCATGCAATGGACAAGGCTGAGGAGGTTCTTCAACAGATGCTTGATAGAAGAATTCTGCCAGATGTTGCCACATATAATAGTCTGGTACATGGATATTATTCATTAGGACAGTGCGAAGAGGTGGATCGGGTTCTCAAGGAAATGTCTAGAAATGGTGTTCAACCAAATATTGTAACTTACAATATACAGATGGATTATCTTTGCAAGAGCGGAAGGTGCGCAGAAGCTAGGAAAATATTTGATTTTATGATCGGTTTGGGCCAAAAACCAGATGTTACTACCTACAGTGTTCTGCTTCATGGGTATGCCATGGAAAAATCTTTTCATGAGATGCATTGTCTCATTGATTTGATGGTGGGAAATGGTATCTCACCAGATCATCATGTCTACAACATactcatatctgcatatgctaaagAAGAAATGGTTGGTGAGGTATTGCATATATTTACAAAAATGCGGCAGCAAGGATTGAACCCTAATGTTGTGAACTATGGAGCGGTAATAAACTTGCTTTCTAGTATTGGCCGAATGGATGATGCTATGTCCCAATTCAGTCAAATGATAACTGAAGGGTTAGCTCCTGATGTCATAGTTTTCAACTCCCTTATTAGTGGTTTCTGTTCTTGTGGCAAATGGGAGAAGGTTCATGAACTATTTTCTGAGATGTTTGATCGCAGCATCTGTCCCGACACAGTGTTCTTCAACACTGTTATGGATCACCTTTGCAAAAATGGAAGGGTTATGGAAGCCCAAGATGTGTTCGACCTGATGGTACACATGGGTGTGAAGCCTTTTGTCCGTGATTACAACATACTGATACATGGATACTGTTTAGTTGGTAAGATGGATGAAGGGAGGAAGTTACTTGACAATATGTTCTCAATTGGCTCGAAACCGGATGATTTCACCTATAGCATACTGATTGATGGTTACTCTAAGAAGGGAAGGATAGATGATGCATTGATTGTTATCAAGGAAATGTTGGACGGGAAGGTTAAGCCTTCTATTATCACTTTTAATATTATGATTGGTGCGTTGCTTAAAGGTGGCAGAAAGGAAGAAGCCAAAGATTTGTTTGATGGTATCTGGGCCAAAGGATTAGTGCCCGATGTTGTTACATATAGCTTAATGATACAAAAACTTATAGAAGAAGGTTCTCTACAAGAGTCTGATGATCTATTCCTTTCTATGGAGAAGAATGGATGTGCTGCCGACTCCCGGATGCTAAATGCTATAGTTAGAATCTTACTTCAGAAAGGGGAGGTGCCGAGGGCTGGGACTTATCTGTCTAAAATTGATGAGAGGAGGTTCACCCCTGAAGCTTCCACTGCTAGCTTGTTGACTGCACTTGTGTCAGGGGGGAAAGGCCAGGAATATAAGGAGTTACTCCCTGAAAAATATCACTCTTTTCTGGAACAGGGCACTGGCTGA